The Bernardetia litoralis DSM 6794 genome includes a window with the following:
- a CDS encoding DoxX-like family protein, producing the protein MPLLYKISTYFIALVWLINGLFAKVLNFVPHHEIIVQTIFQDFLSLETSFYLTKFIGISEIILAIWIISGYKSRLIAILQIILVLTMNIIEFVLVDDLLLFGKWNLLIALFFSFFIYCNEFVWKNKQM; encoded by the coding sequence ATGCCTTTACTTTACAAAATATCTACCTATTTTATTGCGCTTGTTTGGTTGATTAATGGTCTGTTTGCAAAAGTTTTAAATTTTGTACCTCACCATGAAATTATTGTACAAACAATTTTTCAAGATTTTTTATCTTTAGAAACATCATTTTATCTTACCAAATTCATTGGAATTTCTGAAATTATTCTTGCTATTTGGATTATAAGTGGTTATAAAAGTCGTTTAATAGCTATTTTACAAATCATTTTGGTACTGACAATGAATATCATTGAATTTGTTTTAGTAGATGATTTACTTCTTTTTGGAAAATGGAATTTATTAATTGCCCTATTTTTTTCATTTTTTATTTATTGTAATGAATTTGTATGGAAAAATAAACAAATGTAG